ATAACTCCGGCCTGAAGCaaacattttcctttatttcataaattggaattatatttatttaaatggaacAAAGCTGGAACAAAGCTGGAACAGCGCGCTACGGCTAAAGcagtaaaagctttttttggaTTCTGAAATGCAAAATGCGTAAAATCCAAATATTTTACTGCATATTGATAACAAATGTTGGACATgttgtcaataataataataattattataccATTAATTGTTTGGTTGGCGGGTGAAAAGGTTATGAAGTTGTGTTCATATCGAATCCTTGTCTTTTGGGACACACACGgccctcactttttttttggaatccCCCCCCATTGTCAAAAAATATGCTAATGGAATATCAACAAAGAAGACGGAGGAACAATGGCGTTAAACTTGGTTTTACTTCACTTCTGCgcatttttaactttactttcgacttgtttttaattttaacttattttttgtcacagttttcGATAACCGTGCGTCGTCGTGTCCACTTAAAAGTCATTTCAATGCAAAACCCACACCGAATACCATCCAAAACAACTCAAATACTTTCCAATTCGCGTTAAAAGTAGTTTGTTCGAGGTAAAATAGGCTTGTGTATATTGCAGgaatgttgcttttattttttattagacTGAAAGTATGAAATAATTAGGATATGATGGCGCAATAACGGGTTTGTCAATTGTTTAAAGTGATATGTCTATTAAAGGGTTGGGGGTCGCACAGCTCGGAGAATGGCACTCTCTTTTTCTAAAGAATCCATCTtcaattattttaaactttaaaaatgatgcaattcgacttttttttctctctaaagaccaaaaaatgatatgtttactgtaattttgacttttacGCACGTTGGAATTACGCATTAAATCGGccctttttatatatttttcattttctttattcacGTAACGAAAAGTAGAATTATTTTTGCACCAACCTGATGACGGGCGGTCTGAGTAGCGGGTACAATAAACCCACGCCGGCCACAGCATCGGCTTGGCTGCAGGGGCCGCGCTGGCCTGGGGGCTCCGGCAGCGCTCCCCGCCGCCCCCCCGGCCCTTTCCGGCCACCTCCCCGGCTCTCAGCTCCGCTCCCCGGGCCTCCGGATGCTGCTCGTCGGATGCTCCCGTGTCCCtttcctcgtcctcctcctctccatcctcccgGCCTCCTGCTCCACCCTGCTGCGGATTGCCAGTTTTGGAGGACTTTCTCCCTGTCAGTTCCTCTCTCCGGATTATCACTCCCAGACTGTCTCCCACCAAACTCCCGTTTTTCCTCTTTCGGCCGAAGTCTGGTCTCAAAATGTTATCGATGTAGAAGTTGGTGATCCGGTGGGACTGTTGGTTGCCCGGTGGCTGCAGGAGAGGCAGGATGGCCCGGTTGGACTCCTCGCCGGAGTCCTCTGGGCGCTCTGCGTCTCGGCGAGCATTTTCTTCCATAATGATGAAGCCTGATCACACTCAGCACCTCTGTCTCTGCgccctaaaaaataaataatcccaATTTGTCCTCTTCGATTTATGATCAATTAATGACTATATTTTggactcaaaaaagaaaaacggcGATGACTAATTCCTGTTTTGATCTTATAGTTTATTGTTTCTGCTGTGAAAACGCGCCTCTTGTgaatttgacaaagaaaaatcatGCTTCAGTTTCTGGTAAAAGCCTCCTCCTCATGGCTGGACTTGGTgcctaatttaattttatttaaaaaatgtcaaaaatagttAGAAACGaaaggctatttttttttttccggctCCCTGCACACAATTATTGTTGCTTCCAGCAGAACTAAAGTGCCCTGATAAAGACGCGGCTCAAATACTTTCACTACGGATTTTGGTTCTCATTTATGATTGGCTGTGAGACCCCGTGATGACGTTGTACTACGGCTCTCTCAGACACGTGCCTCGGACCAATGGAGGCAGAGAGTTGGTGTCATGTGAGGTTCCCGGAATTCCCTGGAGACGCACATTAATCCAATCCACCAAGCCAGTGTATGGTGCGTTCAGGGGACAGCGGACATTTATCATTGGtctaaacatttaaatgtgcTTGGGTCTtgatatgttgttgttttcattgtttcatcTGTAAGG
This genomic window from Plectropomus leopardus isolate mb unplaced genomic scaffold, YSFRI_Pleo_2.0 unplaced_scaffold27314, whole genome shotgun sequence contains:
- the LOC121937737 gene encoding homeobox protein engrailed-2b-like; this encodes MEENARRDAERPEDSGEESNRAILPLLQPPGNQQSHRITNFYIDNILRPDFGRKRKNGSLVGDSLGVIIRREELTGRKSSKTGNPQQGGAGGREDGEEEDEERDTGASDEQHPEARGAELRAGEVAGKGRGGGGERCRSPQASAAPAAKPMLWPAWVYCTRYSDRPSS